A genomic stretch from Petrimonas mucosa includes:
- the tnpC gene encoding IS66 family transposase, whose product MDQIQAVELLIQSQAEQIRQLTEANAKLSEQLTGMQQRMDKLLAQIAWFTRQFYGRKSEKLSHLDPAQLSLFETIADEEERLAEIEAARAAAEKQIEEQAPARKKERSNRKMLEGLPVVEVVLEPEELDPDKYKRIGEERTRTLEFEPGKLYVKELVRPKYALRDNAAPTVDGTPGVIIAPLPLLPIYKGLPGASLLAEILLQKYVYHLPFYRQVQQLGHLGVKIPENTISGWFKPACELLKPLYEVLKKEVIDTDYLQVDETTLPVINKESHKAKKEYLWMVRAVMKKLVFFYYNDGSRSQQTVGTLLKSFTGYLQSDGWQAYNVFDKEDQVCLVGCMAHIRRYYEKALNENKALAEHALKEIQHLYRVERMADERNLSFEERAKLREELAAPVMNSLEAWMEKTYPKVLPQSLIGEAIGYSYSLWPRMKNYLLDGRLKLDNNMAENAIRPIALSRKNFMFCGNHEAAGNTAIICSLLTSCKEQGVNPREWLIDVIGKMPYYQKPGNDENLKKLLPNYWKNEGN is encoded by the coding sequence ATGGACCAGATACAAGCAGTAGAGCTCCTCATACAATCGCAGGCGGAACAAATCCGTCAGCTCACTGAGGCTAACGCGAAGCTATCTGAACAACTCACCGGGATGCAGCAGCGGATGGATAAGCTGCTGGCACAGATCGCCTGGTTCACCCGCCAGTTCTACGGGCGTAAAAGCGAGAAACTCTCGCACCTGGATCCGGCCCAGCTCTCATTGTTTGAAACGATTGCAGACGAGGAGGAAAGGCTTGCCGAGATCGAAGCGGCCCGTGCTGCTGCCGAGAAGCAGATAGAAGAGCAGGCACCCGCCAGGAAGAAAGAGAGATCCAACCGGAAGATGTTGGAGGGTCTTCCCGTGGTGGAGGTTGTGCTGGAGCCGGAAGAACTTGATCCGGACAAGTACAAGCGTATCGGTGAGGAACGTACCCGTACACTTGAGTTTGAACCCGGGAAGCTGTATGTGAAAGAGCTTGTGCGCCCCAAGTACGCTTTAAGAGACAACGCTGCCCCGACGGTTGATGGCACACCCGGTGTGATCATCGCCCCCCTCCCGCTACTGCCCATATACAAGGGACTTCCCGGTGCCAGTCTCCTCGCTGAGATCCTGCTCCAGAAGTATGTGTATCATCTCCCCTTTTACCGCCAGGTACAGCAGTTGGGACATCTGGGGGTGAAGATACCGGAGAATACGATCTCCGGCTGGTTCAAGCCGGCCTGTGAGCTCCTGAAGCCGCTCTACGAGGTTCTGAAGAAAGAGGTTATTGATACTGATTACCTCCAGGTGGATGAAACCACACTTCCGGTGATCAACAAGGAAAGTCACAAGGCAAAGAAAGAATACTTGTGGATGGTGAGAGCGGTCATGAAGAAACTGGTTTTCTTTTATTACAACGATGGTTCCAGGTCACAACAAACCGTGGGTACCTTACTGAAATCCTTTACCGGTTACCTGCAAAGTGACGGGTGGCAAGCCTACAATGTCTTTGACAAGGAGGATCAGGTGTGTCTCGTTGGCTGCATGGCCCACATAAGGCGCTATTACGAGAAGGCCCTGAATGAGAATAAGGCGCTGGCAGAACATGCCCTGAAAGAGATCCAGCATCTGTACCGTGTAGAGAGGATGGCTGACGAGCGAAACCTCTCGTTCGAGGAACGGGCCAAACTCAGGGAGGAACTTGCAGCTCCTGTCATGAACTCGCTTGAAGCCTGGATGGAGAAAACCTACCCGAAGGTCCTTCCCCAGAGCCTTATCGGAGAAGCCATCGGTTACTCCTACTCACTTTGGCCTCGAATGAAAAATTACCTGCTGGATGGCAGGCTGAAACTCGACAACAACATGGCTGAAAATGCCATCCGCCCCATTGCCTTGTCTCGAAAGAACTTCATGTTCTGTGGCAACCACGAGGCAGCCGGTAACACGGCCATCATCTGTTCCCTTTTGACCTCATGCAAGGAGCAGGGGGTGAACCCTCGGGAATGGCTCATTGATGTGATAGGCAAGATGCCTTATTACCAGAAGCCGGGGAATGATGAAAACCTGAAGAAGCTTTTGCCGAATTACTGGAAAAACGAAGGAAACTAG
- a CDS encoding IS110 family RNA-guided transposase codes for MNRGQSNKLDFKGQNIYVGIDAHLKSWSVAVLSQHSVLKKFRQDPSPESLHKFLTTHYPGADYHSVYEAGFCGFWIHENLTGLGINNIVVNPADVPTMSKEKLRKTDAVDCGKLARELRSGTLKGIYVPDVATLEMRSLIRLRNRIVKDTTREKNRIKSFLRFHGIDIPEEFTRHSVGNWSKRFLAWLREVSLSTEYGRQALNIHIEQFVRLRGMLLEQTRILRALSRSEVLKEPIRLLASVPGIGITTAMSLAVEIDDIHRFSSADALASYIGLIPMCHSSGESQGDGNITVRKHAMLRCYIIEAAWIAIRKDPAMTLAYEGYRKRMNAQKAIVKVARKLVNRIFFVLKHGQEYVPCVVN; via the coding sequence ATGAACAGAGGACAAAGTAACAAATTAGATTTCAAAGGGCAAAATATTTACGTAGGAATCGACGCCCATTTGAAAAGTTGGTCGGTGGCAGTGTTATCCCAACATTCTGTTCTGAAGAAGTTCAGGCAGGATCCGAGTCCGGAATCGCTGCACAAGTTTTTGACAACCCATTATCCGGGAGCGGATTATCATTCGGTTTACGAAGCGGGATTCTGCGGGTTCTGGATACACGAGAATCTGACAGGATTAGGGATCAACAACATCGTTGTCAATCCGGCTGATGTGCCGACCATGAGCAAGGAGAAATTACGCAAGACCGACGCGGTTGATTGCGGGAAACTGGCCAGGGAATTACGGTCGGGAACATTAAAAGGCATTTACGTGCCGGATGTCGCCACCCTGGAAATGCGTTCTTTGATAAGGTTGAGAAACAGGATCGTAAAAGACACCACGAGGGAAAAGAACCGGATAAAGTCGTTCCTGCGATTTCACGGGATAGACATCCCGGAAGAATTTACACGTCATTCGGTGGGGAACTGGTCAAAGCGGTTTTTGGCATGGCTGCGCGAAGTGTCGCTTTCCACCGAATATGGGCGGCAGGCACTGAACATACACATAGAGCAGTTTGTACGCCTGCGCGGCATGCTTCTCGAACAAACGCGGATATTGCGCGCATTATCCCGCAGTGAAGTACTCAAGGAGCCGATACGCCTGCTTGCATCGGTTCCGGGAATAGGGATAACCACCGCCATGTCGTTGGCGGTCGAGATAGACGATATCCACCGGTTTTCCAGCGCCGACGCACTGGCTTCCTACATCGGACTGATTCCCATGTGCCACTCCAGCGGGGAAAGTCAGGGCGACGGCAACATCACGGTTCGCAAGCACGCGATGTTGCGCTGTTACATAATCGAGGCTGCATGGATAGCCATAAGGAAAGATCCGGCAATGACATTGGCCTATGAGGGATACCGTAAACGGATGAATGCCCAGAAGGCCATAGTCAAGGTAGCCCGTAAACTGGTGAACAGGATATTTTTCGTGCTCAAACATGGACAGGAATATGTGCCGTGCGTTGTCAATTAA
- the tnpA gene encoding IS66 family insertion sequence element accessory protein TnpA — translation MKPVSKEEFLAILERQQKSGLSIKDFCANESYTVSSFHYWKTKFGLTRPYNNHAPDAPTDMLAPINLNLPIKAPVSSPASSPRSSQGEIRIKLPGGIQVSFIGSAQAEIAINLLNQICSRHVLPE, via the coding sequence ATGAAGCCTGTAAGCAAAGAAGAATTCCTGGCGATACTGGAACGCCAACAGAAGAGCGGGTTAAGCATCAAGGATTTTTGTGCTAACGAGTCCTATACGGTCTCCAGCTTCCACTACTGGAAAACCAAGTTCGGACTCACCCGGCCCTATAACAATCATGCGCCGGATGCACCCACGGACATGCTGGCACCAATCAACTTAAACCTGCCCATAAAAGCCCCTGTATCCTCGCCGGCTTCATCCCCTCGCAGCAGTCAGGGAGAGATCAGGATCAAGCTCCCGGGAGGTATCCAGGTCAGCTTCATTGGTAGTGCCCAGGCAGAGATCGCGATCAATTTACTGAATCAAATCTGCTCACGCCATGTTCTGCCTGAATGA
- the tnpB gene encoding IS66 family insertion sequence element accessory protein TnpB (TnpB, as the term is used for proteins encoded by IS66 family insertion elements, is considered an accessory protein, since TnpC, encoded by a neighboring gene, is a DDE family transposase.), whose translation MFCLNDNMRYFLCPGKTDMRKGMNSLCGVVQNLMGYDVRMGDVFIFINRNRTTMKLLHAEDGGLVLYMKRLEEGTFRIPAYDEKSRSYPMQWRDLVMMVEGIQDDPGSRLKRLKAMRNG comes from the coding sequence ATGTTCTGCCTGAATGATAACATGCGCTACTTCTTGTGTCCTGGGAAGACAGACATGCGAAAAGGGATGAACTCGCTCTGTGGTGTGGTTCAAAACCTGATGGGATATGATGTCCGCATGGGTGATGTCTTCATCTTCATCAATCGAAACCGTACGACCATGAAGCTTTTGCATGCGGAAGATGGCGGGTTGGTTCTGTACATGAAAAGGCTCGAGGAAGGTACTTTCCGCATACCCGCGTACGATGAAAAGAGTCGTTCCTATCCCATGCAGTGGCGCGATCTGGTGATGATGGTGGAAGGGATACAGGATGATCCGGGCAGCCGCTTGAAGAGGCTCAAAGCGATGAGAAACGGGTAG
- a CDS encoding ISL3 family transposase — protein sequence MNSTDIFRIALGLSSPWYVERVEFLDSTSEKGKELHLHLNFERGYKFSDSSGLSTTAYDTVDRVWQHLNFFQHRCYLHARVPRIKSGDGTIHQVQVPWARANSGFTLLFEAYAMLLIESEMPVSKVSECVKATAPRIWRVFNYWIKRALSKDKLDTVTQIGMDETSRKKGHNYVTIFADLDQRRVIHVCEGKDANTVEDFTKALESKGGSKEKIEIVSMDMSPAFISGVKENLPDAQLVFDKFHLVQSLNKTLDEVRIAERKGNDLLKGHKYTVLKKYDNLSSQNKSELDYVLMMYPKLGEAYRLRELFMDVFTIADPQEAKGYLWFWCDMAMDQKIEPYKKFVSMIKSHWSGITAYFDKRVTNGVLEGINSKIQLAKRRARGYRDVHNYINMIYFLSAKLKFDYPLYSL from the coding sequence ATGAATAGTACAGATATATTTAGGATAGCTTTAGGGTTAAGTTCACCATGGTATGTTGAACGTGTCGAGTTCTTGGATTCTACATCAGAGAAAGGCAAAGAATTGCATTTGCATTTAAATTTTGAGAGAGGTTATAAGTTTTCAGATTCATCAGGCTTGTCTACTACAGCCTATGATACAGTAGATAGGGTATGGCAGCATCTAAACTTTTTTCAACACCGTTGTTACCTTCACGCCCGTGTTCCCAGGATAAAATCAGGAGATGGAACCATCCATCAGGTACAGGTACCCTGGGCTCGTGCAAACAGTGGATTTACACTTCTTTTTGAAGCTTATGCCATGCTTTTGATAGAAAGTGAGATGCCTGTATCCAAGGTTTCCGAATGCGTCAAAGCTACCGCTCCCCGCATTTGGAGAGTTTTCAATTATTGGATTAAACGTGCGCTATCTAAAGATAAATTAGACACAGTCACCCAAATAGGTATGGATGAAACCTCTCGGAAAAAAGGACATAATTATGTTACCATCTTCGCAGATTTAGACCAGCGCAGGGTCATTCATGTCTGTGAAGGTAAAGATGCAAATACTGTCGAAGATTTCACTAAAGCACTAGAGTCCAAAGGTGGAAGTAAAGAAAAAATTGAAATCGTCAGCATGGATATGTCTCCGGCTTTCATCTCCGGAGTGAAGGAGAATCTTCCTGATGCCCAATTAGTTTTTGATAAGTTCCACTTAGTGCAATCATTAAACAAAACATTGGACGAAGTACGTATAGCGGAACGTAAAGGGAATGATCTTCTCAAAGGACATAAATATACAGTACTAAAGAAATACGATAACCTGTCTTCACAAAACAAAAGTGAACTTGATTATGTGCTTATGATGTATCCCAAGTTGGGAGAAGCTTATAGACTAAGGGAACTATTTATGGATGTCTTTACAATTGCCGACCCACAAGAAGCTAAAGGATATTTATGGTTTTGGTGTGATATGGCAATGGATCAAAAAATAGAACCATACAAAAAGTTTGTTTCCATGATTAAATCGCATTGGAGTGGGATCACTGCTTATTTTGATAAAAGGGTTACTAATGGCGTATTGGAAGGAATTAATAGCAAAATACAATTGGCCAAAAGAAGAGCTAGAGGATATAGGGATGTGCACAACTATATTAACATGATATACTTTCTTTCTGCCAAACTCAAATTTGATTACCCACTCTATTCGTTATAG
- a CDS encoding IS4 family transposase, with translation MPIYKSNSILSEISVFFKKDDSNSALFTLTDMLKGFNMSEKVLFGSRSKCNSKYSLLQVLELLIMFPCFMIKNPYNYCRSSLSGFFGCEKDVFYRFVNNEIYDWRKILYHFTIQIWNKVRVRSDHKHQTVCLMVDDTDLPKTGRRIENIGRVYSHLRHKTILGFKSLFLGITDGKSQFILDFAILGEKGRKNNFSMSDKELESRFTKDRDEASPVVTRAKEYGESKIQLMITMIKRAINKGIRFDYLLADSWFTCSEVIRFIRARHIKCHYLGMIKIGKKGVTRYGFEGKELTARALINLLEARGEARRSRKLGCQYITADVRFAGTDVRLYFVKRKKESWNGIMTTNLSLEFLEAYRIYAMRWSLEVFFKETKGLLGMGKCQSRNFAAQLAATTITALQYNLLSLAKRFTSYETIGGIFRDVQHSGMELSVTERIWGIILEMVKIMTGIFSIEEEEIFDAIINKSDNLAHFINFYELKSAS, from the coding sequence ATGCCGATATACAAAAGTAACTCCATTTTATCAGAAATCAGCGTTTTTTTCAAGAAAGATGATTCAAACAGTGCCCTTTTTACCCTGACGGATATGCTAAAAGGTTTCAACATGTCGGAGAAGGTCCTCTTCGGGAGCAGGAGCAAATGCAACAGCAAGTATTCCCTGCTGCAGGTGCTCGAGTTGCTGATTATGTTCCCCTGTTTCATGATCAAGAATCCTTACAATTATTGTCGATCATCCCTAAGCGGCTTCTTTGGCTGCGAAAAGGATGTTTTCTACCGTTTCGTAAACAACGAAATTTATGATTGGCGCAAGATACTCTACCACTTCACCATTCAAATATGGAACAAGGTTCGCGTGAGAAGTGACCACAAGCATCAAACTGTTTGCCTGATGGTGGACGATACCGACCTTCCCAAGACGGGAAGGCGTATTGAAAACATCGGCAGGGTCTATTCCCACCTGAGACACAAGACGATCCTTGGTTTCAAATCTCTCTTCCTGGGCATTACCGATGGCAAGAGCCAGTTCATCCTCGACTTCGCCATCCTCGGGGAGAAGGGCAGGAAGAACAACTTCAGCATGAGCGACAAGGAGCTCGAATCGCGGTTTACCAAGGATAGAGATGAAGCGTCCCCCGTTGTAACGCGGGCAAAAGAGTACGGGGAGAGCAAGATCCAGTTGATGATAACCATGATAAAGCGAGCCATTAACAAGGGCATCCGCTTTGACTACCTGCTTGCCGACAGCTGGTTCACCTGCTCGGAGGTGATTCGCTTCATACGTGCCCGGCACATAAAGTGCCATTACCTGGGTATGATCAAGATCGGGAAGAAGGGAGTTACCAGGTACGGTTTTGAAGGGAAGGAACTCACCGCCCGGGCACTGATCAATCTGCTTGAAGCCAGGGGTGAAGCCAGAAGGAGCCGCAAGCTTGGTTGTCAGTATATTACCGCTGACGTTCGCTTTGCGGGCACAGATGTACGTCTCTATTTTGTGAAGAGAAAAAAGGAGTCCTGGAATGGAATAATGACGACCAACCTCTCCCTGGAGTTCCTGGAAGCCTATCGGATTTATGCCATGCGCTGGTCCCTCGAGGTCTTCTTCAAGGAAACCAAGGGATTGCTGGGTATGGGCAAGTGCCAGTCCCGGAACTTTGCTGCGCAGCTTGCCGCAACCACGATCACGGCCTTGCAATACAATTTGCTTTCCCTGGCCAAAAGGTTCACCAGTTATGAGACCATTGGCGGAATCTTCAGGGATGTGCAACACTCTGGCATGGAGCTCTCCGTAACGGAGAGGATATGGGGCATTATCCTTGAAATGGTGAAAATCATGACCGGGATCTTCTCCATTGAAGAGGAAGAGATCTTCGATGCAATCATTAACAAATCGGATAATCTGGCTCACTTTATCAACTTTTATGAACTAAAATCGGCAAGTTAG
- a CDS encoding type ISP restriction/modification enzyme: protein MVQFYWDFKWKELYDKFFKNAFPKMAEQLGIVYTPVEIVDFIIHSVNDVLKKEFDRSISDENIHILDPFTGTGTFITRLLQSGLIKDVDLQRKYKQELHANEIVLLAYYIATVNIENAYHDLIPKTEDNVKNQNYVPFEGIVLTDTFQLGETNESEVLFSETFPQNSARATKQKKTPVRVIIGNPPYSIGQKSANDNAQNQSYPNLEKRIENTYVASSSAGLNKSLYDAYIKAFRWSTDRLKSDQGGIIAFVTNGSWLDGNSTDGFRKTIENEFSSIWVFNLRGNQRTSGELSRREGGKIFGSGSRAPISITLLVKNPDATNKKATIHYHDIGDYLSREEKLKIITGLGSVGNPRMSWKTIHPNKHGDWINHRNDAFESFIPLAPEKKFDLKGQSFFVVQGPGILTSRDIWVYGFSRNHMAQNVRALIAFYNSQRSEFETKRINKPDIKVGDFINSDPTKISWTRALKKDLEKNKPHSFHESKITEGYYRPFCKQSLYYDKSLVESPGLNQIYFPKPKTENVIISIPGVGGTKDFTTVISNSPTDYQVQFNNQCFPLYYFEERQKNSPSLFDAAGDREYIRRDGVSDFIFKRAQKQYGKNVTKEDIFYYVYGFLHSPDYRTTFANDLKKMLPRLPLVDDVRDFWKFSKAGRQLAELHIEYESVPPYPEVKVTGDDSGYFKVQKMRFPKKGQKDTIIFNSKIIISNIPDKAYEYVVNGKSAIEWIMERYQVTIDKKSQIKNDPNDWSKEVGNPRYILDLLLSIINVSVQTVDIVSGSITNRVGNQI, encoded by the coding sequence ATTGTCCAATTTTATTGGGATTTTAAATGGAAAGAACTATATGATAAGTTTTTTAAAAATGCTTTCCCAAAAATGGCTGAGCAGCTTGGTATTGTGTATACACCAGTCGAGATAGTCGATTTTATTATCCATTCTGTCAATGATGTACTTAAAAAGGAGTTTGATCGTTCCATTTCTGATGAAAACATACATATACTGGACCCTTTTACCGGTACCGGTACGTTTATAACACGTTTATTACAAAGCGGCTTAATAAAAGATGTAGATCTTCAGAGAAAGTACAAACAAGAACTTCATGCAAATGAGATAGTTTTGTTGGCATATTATATAGCAACCGTCAATATTGAAAATGCTTATCACGACCTGATACCCAAGACCGAAGATAATGTCAAAAATCAAAACTATGTTCCTTTTGAAGGAATTGTATTAACAGATACATTTCAATTAGGAGAAACCAATGAAAGTGAAGTGCTTTTTTCGGAAACATTTCCACAAAACTCTGCACGAGCAACAAAACAGAAAAAGACACCAGTTCGTGTGATTATTGGAAATCCACCCTATTCCATAGGACAGAAATCAGCCAATGATAATGCACAAAATCAATCTTACCCCAATTTAGAGAAACGAATTGAAAATACTTATGTGGCATCATCATCAGCTGGATTGAACAAATCTCTTTATGATGCCTATATTAAGGCATTCCGGTGGAGTACAGATCGGTTAAAATCAGATCAAGGTGGAATCATTGCATTTGTTACAAATGGATCATGGCTCGATGGGAACAGCACCGATGGATTTCGCAAGACTATTGAAAATGAATTTTCCAGCATATGGGTTTTTAATTTACGTGGAAATCAGCGTACGAGTGGTGAATTAAGTCGTAGAGAAGGAGGAAAGATTTTTGGATCCGGTTCTCGTGCACCAATTTCAATTACTTTATTGGTTAAGAATCCTGATGCAACTAATAAAAAAGCCACTATTCATTATCATGATATTGGCGATTACTTGAGTAGGGAGGAAAAATTAAAGATAATTACCGGATTAGGCTCTGTTGGTAATCCTAGAATGAGCTGGAAAACAATCCACCCAAATAAGCATGGTGACTGGATAAACCATAGAAATGATGCATTTGAATCATTTATTCCACTTGCTCCGGAAAAGAAGTTTGATTTAAAAGGCCAGTCATTCTTTGTAGTTCAAGGTCCAGGAATCTTGACAAGTAGAGACATTTGGGTTTATGGTTTCTCGCGAAATCATATGGCTCAAAACGTCCGTGCTTTAATCGCTTTCTATAATTCACAGCGTTCTGAGTTTGAAACTAAGCGTATCAACAAGCCAGATATTAAAGTTGGAGATTTTATTAATTCTGACCCAACTAAAATAAGTTGGACTCGAGCGTTAAAGAAAGACCTTGAAAAGAACAAACCTCATAGTTTTCATGAAAGCAAAATTACAGAAGGGTACTATCGCCCTTTCTGTAAACAGTCATTATATTATGACAAAAGTTTGGTTGAAAGTCCAGGTTTAAATCAGATTTATTTCCCAAAACCTAAAACTGAAAATGTAATTATCTCTATACCAGGTGTTGGGGGTACGAAAGATTTCACTACCGTTATTTCCAATTCTCCTACCGATTATCAGGTGCAATTCAACAATCAATGTTTCCCCTTGTACTATTTCGAAGAACGCCAAAAAAACAGCCCAAGCCTATTTGATGCCGCAGGCGATAGAGAATACATTCGTAGAGATGGCGTTTCGGATTTTATTTTCAAAAGAGCACAAAAGCAGTATGGTAAAAATGTTACAAAGGAAGATATTTTCTATTATGTGTATGGTTTTCTTCATAGTCCAGATTATAGGACAACATTTGCTAACGACCTAAAGAAAATGTTACCTCGTCTTCCTCTTGTGGATGACGTCCGGGACTTTTGGAAATTCAGCAAAGCTGGTAGACAACTTGCGGAATTGCATATTGAGTATGAGAGTGTACCACCTTATCCGGAAGTAAAAGTTACGGGAGATGATTCCGGTTACTTCAAAGTACAGAAAATGCGCTTTCCAAAGAAAGGACAGAAAGATACCATCATTTTCAACAGCAAGATTATAATATCCAACATCCCGGACAAAGCTTATGAATATGTGGTGAACGGAAAATCTGCCATTGAGTGGATTATGGAAAGATACCAAGTCACTATTGATAAGAAAAGTCAAATTAAAAACGATCCTAATGATTGGTCTAAAGAAGTTGGTAACCCTCGTTATATTCTAGACCTTCTTTTAAGCATTATAAATGTAAGTGTTCAGACAGTAGATATAGTAAGTGGCTCTATAACGAATAGAGTGGGTAATCAAATTTGA